Proteins encoded by one window of Salvia splendens isolate huo1 chromosome 5, SspV2, whole genome shotgun sequence:
- the LOC121802437 gene encoding katanin p60 ATPase-containing subunit A1-like, which yields MVGASLAGLQDHVKLAREYAVEGLYDTAVIFFDGAIAQINKHLNTVDDPLLRTKWMNVKKAISEETEVVKQLDAEKRSFKDVHVGRRPSSPPISTKSSFVFQPLDEYPTSSGAPMDDPDVWRPPSRDHTGRRPARSGQVGTRKSPQDPTWARGGAAKTAPRGGRTGASSKVNTGVRASTTVKKGSAKSTSGSGKSDSVNGDAEEGKPKKVQYEGPDADLAAMLERDVLDSSPGVRWDDVAGLSEAKRLLEEAVVLPLWMPEYFQGIRRPWKGVLMFGPPGTGKTLLAKAVATECGTTFFNVSSATLASKWRGESERMVRCLFDLARAHAPSTIFIDEIDSLCNSRGASGEHESSRRVKSELLVQVDGVNASSTNEDGTRKIVMVLAATNFPWDIDEALRRRLEKRIYIPLPNFESRKELIRINVKTVEVAPDVDIDDVARRTEGYSGDDLTNVCRDASLNGMRRKIAGKTRDEIKNMAKDEISNDPIAMCDFLEAITKVQPSVSAADIEKHEKWFADFGSA from the exons GCATTTGAATACAGTTGATGACCCATTGCTTCGTACGAAATGGATGAATGTGAAAAAAGCCATATCAGAAGAAACAGAGGTAGTGAAGCAGTTAGATGCTGAGAAAAGGTCGTTTAAGGACGTTCATGTTGGTAGACGGCCTAGTTCTCCTCCTATTTCGACCAAATCATCTTTTGTTTTCCAACCACTCGATGAGTACCCTACGTCTTCTGGTGCCCCTATGGATGACCCTGATGTGTGGAGGCCTCCTAGTCGAGATCATACAGGTAGGAGACCTGCAAGAAGCGGTCAAGTGGGTACGAGGAAGTCACCACAAGATCCTACTTGGGCTCGTGGGGGTGCAGCTAAAACAGCTCCACGTGGAGGTAGGACAGGCGCTTCTAGTAAGGTCAACACTGGAGTCCGAGCATCAACTACTGTTAAGAAAGGCTCTGCCAAGTCTACCTCAGGCTCAGGGAAATCAGATTCCGTA AATGGGGATGCTGAAGAGGGAAAACCCAAAAAAGTACAGTATGAAGGGCCTGATGCTGACTTGGCAGCTATGCTTGAAAGGGATGTCTTGGATTCCAGTCCTGGTGTTAGATGGGATGATGTGGCTGGCCTAAGTGAAGCAAAAAGACTTTTAGAGGAAGCTGTGGTGCTTCCTCTGTGGATGCCTGAATATTTCCAG GGAATTCGCAGGCCGTGGAAAGGTGTCCTCATGTTTGGCCCTCCAGGTACTGGAAAAACTCTTCTTGCTAAAGCGGTTGCAACTGAATGCGGGACAACATTTTTCAATGTTTCTTCTGCGACCTTGGCTTCAAAATGGCGTGGAGAAAGTGAAAGAATGGTTCGGTGTTTATTTGATCTGGCAAGAGCTCATGCTCCAAGTACCATATTTATAGATGAGATAGATTCTCTGTGCAATTCTCGTGG AGCTTCTGGAGAACACGAATCTTCCAGGAGAGTGAAGTCTGAACTCCTAGTTCAGGTAGATGGGGTCAACGCTTCCTCAACCAATGAGGACGGCACACGCAAGATTGTGATGGTTTTAGCAGCTACAAATTTTCCCTGGGATATAGATGAAGCATTGAG GAGGCGGTTGGAGAAAAGAATCTACATCCCTTTACCAAATTTTGAAAGTCGCAAGGAGCTGATACGGATAAATGTGAAAACTGTGGAG GTGGCTCCAGATGTAGATATTGACGATGTTGCCCGCCGTACAGAGGGATACAGTGGAGACGATCTCACAAATGTTTGTCGTGATGCTTCATTGAACGGAATGAGGCGCAAGATAGCAGGAAAGACGCGTGATGAGATCAAGAACATGGCCAAGGATGAGATTTCAAACGATCCGATTGCAATGTGTGACTTTCTGGAAGCCATCACCAAGGTCCAGCCTAGTGTTTCAGCAGCTGATATTGAAAAACATGAGAAGTGGTTTGCTGATTTTGGATCAGCTTAA